A single Pieris rapae chromosome 2, ilPieRapa1.1, whole genome shotgun sequence DNA region contains:
- the LOC123690076 gene encoding uncharacterized protein LOC123690076: MQRTSFAKCLSRFSGVRDFNLVEEFINAISIFKKIENISDDDAIEGLGLLLTGQASTWWQGVKSEAKTWTSAINLIRESFAPKKQPHEIYLELFSTRQGFKESIDTFLCTKRALLSQLPTQRHKEEDQIDLIYGLLNIYLKKHIPRSEIKTFRDLLTKGRHFQNLKNNEEGEISITKRCNYCKKRGHMEDECRKKQFNENKTKNMEKPGVKCYGCGTPGVYRSNCLNCKSQETPPKPVQFYSIIKKTIEDGVKIPIIEVKIKNSNGYAYLDSAARTSIAGSTLYELLLKEGYTFREKEAIINLADGSTKQMKLKEITIEMNIGNRCLPITLSAMPEGKNTRTLLGIDFLESAGIVLNLPQRSWYFIDAPETIFPFLQLKNTPALTINNSQSVKKLDFTNNITNESPTDFFKWFNEMKMLSPIPDTPPYVKDELKTSPVDKQEWKLKRLNTPPPISRPREPRAENETLKHKDPRVV, from the exons ATGCAACGTACAAGTTTTGCGAAATGTTTATCAAGGTTTAGTGGTGTACGAGATTTTAATCTTGTGGAGGAATTTATTAACGCTATAAGTATCTTcaagaaaattgaaaatatttcggATGACGATGCCATAGAAGGATTGGGGTTATTGTTGACTGGTCAAGCATCGACTTGGTGGCAAGGAGTAAAATCTGAGGCAAAAACTTGGACTTCagcaattaatttgattagaGAATCTTTCGCCCCGAAAAAACAACCTCacgaaatttatttagaattattttctaCACGCCAGGGTTTTAAGGAATCAATTGATACATTTCTATGTACAAAACGTGCACTATTATCACAATTACCTACACAACGGCATAAGGAAGAAGATcagattgatttaatttatggtttgctaaatatatatttgaaaaaacatATTCCAAGGtcagaaattaaaacatttcggGATCTATTGACAAAAGGTCgtcattttcaaaatttaaaaaataatgaagagGGAGAAATATCAATAACCAAAAGGTGCAATTATTGTAAGAAAAGGGGTCATATGGAAGATGAGTGCaggaaaaaacaatttaatgaaaataaaacaaagaatatGGAGAAGCCAGGTGTTAAGTGTTATGGTTGTGGCACTCCGGGAGTATACAGAAGCAATTGTTTGAACTGCAAAAGTCAAGAAACGCCACCAAAGCCAGtacaattttattctattattaaaaaaactatagaaGATGGAGTAAAAATACCTATAATTGAAGTGaagattaaaaattcaaatgggTACGCTTATCTAGACTCTGCGGCTCGTACAAGTATCGCTGGTTCTACgttatatgaattattattaaaagaaggTTACACTTTTAGGGAGAAGGaagctataattaatttggcTGATGGCTCCACTAAACAGATGAAACTCAAAGAAATAACGATAGAAATGAATATAGGTAATCGATGTCTACCGATTACACTCTCTGCAATGCCGGAAGGAAAGAACACCAGAACGTTATTGGGAATAGATTTTTTGGAATCTGCAGGGATTGTTCTTAACTTGCCTCAGAGGTCATGGTACTTCATTGATGCTCCGGAAACTATTTTCCCATTCCTACAATTGAAAAACACACCCGCATTGACAATTAATAATTCCCAAAGTGTAAAGAAATtggattttacaaataatataacgaACGAAAGTccaacagatttttttaaatggttcaatgaaatgaaaatgttgTCTCCAATTCCGGATACTCCTCCTTACGTCAAAGATGAATTGAAAACAAGCCCCGTAGATAAACAAGAATGGAAATTAAAGCGTTTAAATACACCACCTCCAATTAGTCGTCCTAGGGAGCCGAGAGCCGAAAATGAAACATTAAAGCATAAAGATCCTCGT GTCGTTTAG